CCATCACACTGAATCCTTGCAGACCATTTGATGACAGCCTTTTGTGATTTTAGTAAGATTTTTGTCTGTTCCTAATTCAGACAATTTTTAGAAAGGAGGACTGTAAGCATGTGAGTGTATAGGTCTTGCATGTAACAACATGTCTGCTGCAGACTAAGCTTGTTGTTTGTGATTGATTGTTGAAGGTGTATTGGTTCTCATCTGTGTGTAGGCGTCGGTGAGGGACTGGACCAGAACCAGACAGTGACTTTGCTGCAGGCTCACGAGTACCATGCTGCCCCGCTGTGCATTCAATGTGTGCcatgtgtttgtgctggtgCTGTGTCTGTCTTCGGCTGAGGACTTCGACTGGACAAAGAACGACCACAGCTCCTTCTATTATGGCACTTTTCCAGCTGGTAAACAcatgttgttcttttcttcagTGAGACAGATGCTgtaaatttattaatttatttggtAACTAGAGAAACGATCCCTCCTAAGAGCTGGCAATCTAACTCAGAGTTGAATGGCTACTTTCAATGATGTATACATTAGGATTTTCGTGGGGTGCCGGCAGTTCAGCCTATCAGACAGAAGGAGCCTGGGACAAAGATGGAAAAGGACTGAGCATCTGGGACGTGTTCAGTCATAAGAAGGGCATAATTCAACAAAATGACACGGGAGATTCCTCTTGTGAGGGCTACTACAAAACCAAGGTGGGGTGATCAGGTGTGGTATGTCTAAAAGATGTGAAGAGAACAGAAGGAGATTAATGGAGAtctaaatattgtgtgtgtgcgtgtcttaTACAGGATGATGTTTCTCTGATGAAGGAGCTGAAGCTTAATCACTATCGCTTCTCCATATCGTGGCCTAGACTCATCCCCACCGGCATAAAGTGTGAGTAACTGCTGTTAATTCAGGTCTTTTGCAAATGAACTGACAAGTACGACTGAATTTGTTGACTGCTAAAGCTGAGGATTTATGCACACTTTGACACCATTTGCAGCCGACCATATAAATGAAAAGGGAATACAGTACTATGAGGAACTGATTAACCACCTGCTGGAGAACAACATCACTCCTATTGTTACTCTGTATCACTGGGATCTTCCACAGGTTGGTacacaaatgactgaaaatCCCTAACTTcagtatttttgcatttcagcaTCTCTTTATGGAGTTATTGCATTATTTGCTTTTCTAGGTCTTACAAGAGAAATATGGTGGATGGCAGAATATAAGCATGGTCAATCATTTCAATGAATTTGCTAACCTGTGCTTTGAAAGATTTGGCAACCGAGTCAAGTACTGGATCACTTTCAACAATCCGTGGGTAGGTTTTACATTCACGTGTTACATGCAGATTTTTCTAACCATGCAGCTTGGACAAATCTGTATTTACCTGTTATGAAAAGTACTGTTACTGTTATAATATGGTTATCTGTCTCAGTCTGTAGCAGTTGAAGGCTATGAGACAGGCGAGCATGCTCCTGGAATGAAGCTGAGAGGGACGGGGGCGTACAGAGCTGCCCATCATATAATCAAGGTTGGAgaataaatgtgtattttcaaaaacactttgcaATTAATGTGCCACTTTGAGCTGACTTCAAATTCGTAATGTCTTTCTCATAGGCACATGCTAAAGTGTGGCACAGTTATGACACACAGtggaggggaaaacaaaaaggtaaaCAACGTCAAACTCTTGGAAGTAACATATGAACTGAATTCAATAATTGCCTCTCACCAGTTCTGTCTGTCTTAGTGTTGAGAGCTGCTGTTCACATCTGCAGGTCTGGTGGGAATCTCTCTGTCCGGAGATTGGGGCGAGCCAGTAGATATCAGCAACCAGAAAGACATTGAAGCGGCCGAGAGATATGTCCAGTTCTACCTGGGCTGGTTTGCCACACCCATCTTTCATGGAGACTACCCACAAGTCATGAAAGACTTCATTGGTAAGATAAATTGTTAAACAGTCAATCCTGGAAATAAAGACTTTAATTTGGGAATTAACTAATCACTCATTCGTAACTACATGTGCAGGAAGAAAGAGTGTCCAACAGGGTCTGGGAACGTCTCGCCTGCCCACATTTTCCCCCCAAGAGAAGAGCTACATCAAGGGGACTTGTGACTTTCTGGGCATTGGTCATTTCACCACCCGCTACATCACCCAGAAGAACAACCCATCGggtcgcagcagcagcagctacttCACTGACCGTGACTTGGCTGAGCTGGTTGACCCACGATGGCCTGACCCCGGGTCTGAGTGGCTCTACTCCGTGCCTTGGGGATTCAGACGTCTGCTCAATTTTGTCAAGGTGACTTATAGTGAATGATGAAGAGAATAATGCTGACAATTTGTGTTGTACCCGAGGTGATCTCAGCACACTGCATCACTGTTAAAATACATTAAGGCATCTTATTGCACATTGTATTGATTATTTTCCCTATCTAGACCCAGTACGGAAACCCGATGGTTTATGTCACCGAGAACGGAGTCTCTGAGAAGATGCTGTGCACAGAGCTGTGTGATGACTGGAGGATACAGTATTATAAAGACTACATCAATGAGATGCTGAAAGGTGAATGAGTTCATAAGCACCTGTGAATTTCTATTGTTTGGTAATTAGGAGTAAATATTCAAAATCTAATCCAACTCTTTGTTGTCTGTGGTGTCACTCAGCAATCAAAGATGGAGTCAACGTGAAGGGCTACACTGCATGGTCCCTGCTGGACAAGTTTGAGTGGGATGAAGGTTACTCTGAGAGGTTTGGCTTGTACTATGTGGActtcaggaacaaaaacaagccTCGCTATCCCAAAGCTTCTGTCCAGTTTTACAAACGCATCATAAGCTCCAATGGATTTCCCAATCAGAGGGAGGTAAGAGACACGAGGTGATCGCTTTCAAAGCCCTGTTGCTAATCCTTCTCAAACTTTTTGGATATTTTTCGGACAAGGAAAGGCTCATTGGTTTATGCTCTACTGTGACACGAAAACAATTTCAGTAGTTGTGATGTATGGTTGCATTGTAAATCCCCACAGGTTGAGAACTGGAGGAGGAAGGCTATGGAGACCTGCTCTTCTAGCAACCAGCTTCTAGCTGCAGGTCAGTTTGTCTATAACATCCCTGATCATGTTTATCAGTGATCTGAGGTGAATAACTAGCTGGGGTAAACAAATGAAGATTCTGACCTCAATATCAACAACATTCCTACAGTTTTTCAATGCAAACAAGATCAAGAATTATAATTTGACTTCAATGTGTCTCACTGTTCTTTAAACACCAGAAATCACATGAACAAATTACTAGTTGAACAAGAATGGtggaaatataaaacataatataatatcTAAGATATCTTCTTTGTTTGCCCCTCCAGCTAGAAGAAAATCCAAGGAACATGCAGAAATGCCAAAGGTTTGGCCAGTGCATGATGAAGTTTAGAACTTGAGGGTATATGTCTTTCATTAatgtaactgtttttttgttgttgctttgtgaTTGTGTGGTTTTA
This is a stretch of genomic DNA from Scatophagus argus isolate fScaArg1 chromosome 7, fScaArg1.pri, whole genome shotgun sequence. It encodes these proteins:
- the lctlb gene encoding lactase-like b isoform X1, translating into MLPRCAFNVCHVFVLVLCLSSAEDFDWTKNDHSSFYYGTFPAGFSWGAGSSAYQTEGAWDKDGKGLSIWDVFSHKKGIIQQNDTGDSSCEGYYKTKDDVSLMKELKLNHYRFSISWPRLIPTGIKSDHINEKGIQYYEELINHLLENNITPIVTLYHWDLPQVLQEKYGGWQNISMVNHFNEFANLCFERFGNRVKYWITFNNPWSVAVEGYETGEHAPGMKLRGTGAYRAAHHIIKAHAKVWHSYDTQWRGKQKGLVGISLSGDWGEPVDISNQKDIEAAERYVQFYLGWFATPIFHGDYPQVMKDFIGRKSVQQGLGTSRLPTFSPQEKSYIKGTCDFLGIGHFTTRYITQKNNPSGRSSSSYFTDRDLAELVDPRWPDPGSEWLYSVPWGFRRLLNFVKTQYGNPMVYVTENGVSEKMLCTELCDDWRIQYYKDYINEMLKAIKDGVNVKGYTAWSLLDKFEWDEGYSERFGLYYVDFRNKNKPRYPKASVQFYKRIISSNGFPNQREVENWRRKAMETCSSSNQLLAAEEQRSTAANILRLIHDPLTSHMEMVTEIVVPTVCTLSILLSAIFLMFLLRRRN
- the lctlb gene encoding lactase-like b isoform X2, which produces MLPRCAFNVCHVFVLVLCLSSAEDFDWTKNDHSSFYYGTFPAGFSWGAGSSAYQTEGAWDKDGKGLSIWDVFSHKKGIIQQNDTGDSSCEGYYKTKDDVSLMKELKLNHYRFSISWPRLIPTGIKSDHINEKGIQYYEELINHLLENNITPIVTLYHWDLPQVLQEKYGGWQNISMVNHFNEFANLCFERFGNRVKYWITFNNPWSVAVEGYETGEHAPGMKLRGTGAYRAAHHIIKAHAKVWHSYDTQWRGKQKGLVGISLSGDWGEPVDISNQKDIEAAERYVQFYLGWFATPIFHGDYPQVMKDFIGRKSVQQGLGTSRLPTFSPQEKSYIKGTCDFLGIGHFTTRYITQKNNPSGRSSSSYFTDRDLAELVDPRWPDPGSEWLYSVPWGFRRLLNFVKTQYGNPMVYVTENGVSEKMLCTELCDDWRIQYYKDYINEMLKAIKDGVNVKGYTAWSLLDKFEWDEGYSERFGLYYVDFRNKNKPRYPKASVQFYKRIISSNGFPNQREVENWRRKAMETCSSSNQLLAAARRKSKEHAEMPKVWPVHDEV